A segment of the Cohnella algarum genome:
ACGGTGCCGTCGGCCGAGCTGTGGAAGCTGGGGCAGCTTCACCCCGGCGACAGAATCCTGTTTCGGCTCGTCACGCTGGAGGAGGCCGACCTGCTGCGCGCGGCGCAGGAGCGAATGCTGGAGGCGATCGGAGCCGATGCCGGGGGCGGGGCGTCCGTGCCGGCAGGCGCCGCGTTCGGCGGCTCGAAGAGGCTGCCGGCAGTGTCGGTGGCCCCGGTCCGGAGAGGGCCGGCCGCTTCGGACGTGACGGAATCCCCCGCCGCGCAGCGCGAGTGGCAGACCGATTATCCGGTGCTCGCCCGGGAACGGGAAGGCCGCCGGTTTCCGATAACGGTCCGCATCAGCGGAGACCGGAACCTGCTCGTCGAATACGGCCCGATGGAGCTCGACTTGCGGCTTCGCTTTCAGGTTCATGCGTTGATGGAAGCCGTGCGGTCGGCGGCCGATTTTCCCGTCCGCGATCTGACGCCGGGCATCCGTTCGCTGCAAATCCAGCTCGATCCGGAATGCATTTCGCTGCGGGAAGCGTGCGAGCGCGTCATGGAGCTCGACCGCGCGCTGCCGCCGCTCGAATCGTTGAAGGTGCCTTCCCGCATCGTCCGGCTGCCGCTGTCGTGGGACGATCCTTCGACCCGGCTTGCCATCGAGCGGTACCAGCAAAACGTCCGCCCGGACGCCCCGTGGTGCCCGAGCAATCTGGAGTTCATCCGCCGCATCAACGGGCTCGAATCGATCGACGAGGTGCAGCGGATCGTTTTTGACGCGAATTATCTTGTACTCGGTCTTGGCGACGTTTATCTGGGAGCTCCCGTCGCGACGCCGGTCGATCCCCGGCACCGGCTGGTGACGACCAAATACAATCCGGCCCGCACGTGGACGCCGGAAAACGCGGTCGGCATCGGCGGAGCCTACCTTTGCGTATACGGCATGGAAGGGCCCGGGGGCTACCAGTTCGTCGGGCGCACGGTGCAAATGTGGAACCGGCTGCGCTCCACCGGCAGCTTTCCGGAAGGAAAGCCGTGGCTGCTGCGGTTTTTCGATCAGATTCGTTTTTATCCGGTCGCGGCGGACGAATTGCTTCGTCTGCGCGAAGATTTTCTGCGCGGCCGGTTCGAGGTCGAGGTCGAGGAGACGACTTTCGATCTCGGCGAGTATTTGCGGTTCCTCGACTCGATCGAGGCGTCCGCCCGCGAGTTCCGCAGCCGGCAGCAGGCGGCGTTTCAGGCGGAGCGGGAAGACTGGAAGCGGCGCGGGCTCGCCGAATACGCGAGCGAGCAGGATGGCGGCAAGCCGCTGAACGAGGAGGAGCTGCCCGCCGGAGTTGCCGCCGTGCGCAGTCCGCTCCCGGGCAGCGTCTGGAAGGTGAACGTGGAGCCGGGAGGGCTCGTGGGCAAAGGCGACAAGATCGCCGTCGTCGAGAGCATGAAGATGGAGTTCGAGATCGAAGCGCCCGAAGCCGGCCGGGTATCGTCGGTCCATGTCGCCCCCGGCGACGGCGTGCAGGCGGGGCAGCTCATGATCGGCATCGCGCCGGCGAAATAAGGAGGGGAAATTAAGAATGGCGATGGAGAGTTCGATCCCGCGCCGCTTGACGGCGGCGTGGCTGAAAGCGATGTACAGGGACGGGAAGCTCTCGCCGGAAACCGTCGTGCGCGAGCTGGTCCGCCGCTCGCGGGAGGACGGCGGCAATCCGGTCTGGATCACGCCGCCCTCGCTGGAGCTGGCGCAGCCTTATCTGGACCGGCTCGGTACGCTCGACAAGACGAAGGCTCCGCTGTGGGGCATTCCGTTCGCGATCAAGGACAACATCGACTGGGCGGGCGTCCCGACGACGGCGGCTTGCCCGGCGTTCGCGTATACGCCCGAGGAGCATGCCGCCGTCGTGGAGCGGTTGATCGAAGCGGGCGCGATTCCGCTCGGCAAAACGAATCTGGACCAGTTCGCGACGGGACTCGTCGGAACGAGAAGCCCTTACGGCGAGACGAAGAACGCCTTTAAGGAGGAACTGATCAGCGGCGGCTCGAGCAGCGGCTCCGCCGTCGCCGTCGCGCTGGGCCACGCGGCTTTCTCGCTCGGCACGGATACGGCCGGCTCGGGTCGGGTGCCGGCCGCCCTGCACGGCCTTGTCGGCTACAAGCCGAGCATCGGCGCCTGGCCGACGAAGGGCGTCGTTCCGGCGTGCGCGAGCCTCGACTGCGTGACCGTGTTCGCGCACACGCTGGACGACGCGCTGACGGTCGATGCCGTCGTCCGCGGCGTTCGCGCGGACGATCCGTGGTCGCGCGACATTCCGGCGCCGCGGCCGCAGCTTCCTTCAAAGGTGATTCTGCCGAAGGAGAAGCCGGTTTTCTTCGGCCCTTACGCCGAAGCGTACGAACAGGCCTGGCAGCGGGCCGAGCAGCGGCTGGGACGCCTGGGGATCGCGATCGAACGGATGGATACCGGTCTGTTCGAAGAAGCCGCGAAAGTGCTATACGACGGCCCGTGGGTTGCCGAAAGGTGGGCGGCATTGGGCGATTTCGTCGAATCGCGCCCGTCGGAGGTGTTTCCCGTGACCGAGCGCATTTTGCGTTCGGGATCGGCCGGCTCGCGGGACGCCGCCGACGTGTTCAAGGCGGTTCACAGGCTGCAAACGCTCAAGCTCGAGGCCAAAAAAATGCTGAACGGGGCGGTTCTCGCCATGCCGACGGCCGGCGGCACGTATACGCGCGACCAGGTGCGGGAGAAACCGATCGAAACGAACAGCGACATGGGCAAATATACGAACCACTGCAATTTGCTCGATTTGTGCGCGGTCGCCGTTCCCGCCGGGGAGGCGGCGCCGGACGTGCCGTTCGGCATAACGCTGTTCGGCTTGGCCGACCAGGAGGGGTTCGTCTGCGGCGCGGCAAAGCGGTTCGTCGCGGGCAGCGCGATGCAGCCGCCCGAAGGGACGACGCTCGTCGCCGTTTGCGGGCTGCATATGCGCGGCTACCCGCTGGAAAGCCAGATGATCGCCAGCGGCGCCTCCTTCGCGGAAGAAGCAAAAACCGCGCCTAAATACCGGCTGGTCAAGCTCCCGACCGATCCCGCCAAGCCCGGCCTGGTCAAGCTGTCGTCGGGAGGCGTTTCCGTTCGGCTGGAGCTGTGGGAAATGCCGCTCGCCGGCTTCGGGGAGTTCGCCGCTTCGATTCCGGCGCCGCTCGGCATCGGCAAAATCGAGCTGGAGGACGGGCGCGCCGTCCCCGGCTTTCTCTGCGAGGCCTATGCCGCCGAAGACGCCGAAGATATCAGCGCGCTGGGCGGCTGGCACGCATGGACAAATTCGTGACGAATCGCCTGAATGCGCATCGAGACCGGGAATTCGCGATCTTCCCGCCGGATCGATCCTCATGCCGCGCGCCGTCAGGGCTAAACCCCTGGCGGTTTTTCTTTTTGAGCCTGTTTCATTACCTTGCTTAGGGAAGCTTCGAGGACGACGGAGAGCGATATTACTTAGGGACGAGGGGGTGCTTATTACTTAATGAAATTAGGGACGATGGAGGAGGCACATATAACTTAGAAAAACTTCGGGGACGTCGGAAGGGGAGCGATGAAGCTGAGGGAAGCCTATGTTGGATTTTGTCTGATTTTGTCCAATCAAAAGAGCGGAAAACAGGGAAATCGTTGGCTAGAGTGGATTTTTTCCAACGAGGAACTTCGAATTTAGGCGAAAACGCCAAAAAAGGCCTCTCCAGATTGGACAAAATCCAACGAGGCCGAAAAGTTTCGTGAAAAAGCCGGTCTTGATTGGATGAAATCCAACCGAGCCTCGCCAACCCAGCATCAACCCAGCATCAACCCAGCATAACCCAGCATAACCCAGCGCCAACCCAGCATAAAAATGGCCCATCTCCCTGCCCCCGCGCGCACGCCGCCAATCCAGTCGGGTCATGGCGACTCATCTCGACCCGCCAAACGCACCTGACGCACGAAGTCGAGTAAAAATGACCCATCTCCCTGCCCCCGCGCGCACGCCGCCGATCCAGTCGGGTCATGGCGACTCATCTCGACCCGCCAAACGCACCACGACGCACAAAGTTGAGTAAAAATGACCCATCTCCGTGCCTCCGCGCGCACGCCGCCGATCCAGTCGGGTCATGGAGGACGACGTAAACAAAAGATACCGGAAGTAAACAGGCGCCACTATCGGCGCATTCCCGCCCCGTCCTATACTGGAAGCACGGAGGAGGGGGAACATGGCGCAAACTCGAAAACGCTTTCGCAGAAACGGGGCGCTCCATCTGATGCTCGTGCCCGGACTCGCGCTGATCGCGCTCTTCAGCTACTTGCCGATGCTGGGGGTCAGCATCGCTTTTCAGGATTTCAATCCGATCGTCGGCTTCGCGGACGCAAACTGGGTCGGCCTGGACAACTTCGAATATATGGTCGCGCTGCCGGACTTTATGCCCGCGGTCCGCAACACCGTCATCATCTCGGTCATGAAAATCGTCGCCGGCATCGTCGTGCCGGTCGTGGCGGCGCTCATGCTGAACGAAGTCCGGTCGATGCTGTTCAAGCGCTACGTTCAGACGGTCATTTATATGCCGCATTTTTTTTCCTGGGTCATTCTCGGCGGGATCGTCATCGATATTCTGTCGCCTAGCGAAGGGATCGTCAACGGCCTCATCAAAGCGTTCGGAGGCAACCCGGTGTCGTTTCTCTCCAGCAACGACTGGTTCCGGTACGTCCTCGTCGTTACGGATCAATGGAAGGAGTTCGGTTTCAATACGATCGTGTATCTCGCCGCGCTCACCTCGGTCAATCCGAACCTGTACGAGGCAGCCGTCGTCGACGGAGCGAGCCGCTGGCGGCAGACGTGGCACATTACGCTGCCGGGCATCCGGCCGGTCATCGTGCTCGTCGGCACGCTCAGTCTCGGCAACGTTCTGAACGGCGGCTTCGACCAGGTGTTCAACCTGTACAGCCCGAGCGTCTACGAGACCGGGGACATCCTCGATACGCTCGTGTACCGGATCGGGATCGTCCAGACGCAATACGCCGTCGCGGCCGCGGTCGGCCTCATCAAATCGGTCGTTTCGCTCGGCCTGATCGGCCTGGGCTATTGGCTCGCCTACCGGTTTGCCAAGTACCGCATCTTTTGACGAAAGGGGCGATCGCCGCCATGCATTTGACGACGCGCGGATACAAAGCTTTTCTCGTGCTCAATGCCGTCCTGCTCACGCTGCTCACCGCCCTCTGCCTGTTTCCCGTGCTGAACGTGCTGGCCGTCTCCTTCAGCTCCAGCGCGGCGGCCAGCTCCGGGCAAGTTGACGCTTTGGCCGGTCGATTTTACGTTCAACTCCTACAGCTACGTCCTGCAGAACGGGCAATTTGCGGACTCCTTCGCCAACAGCCTCGTTCGCGTCGTGCTCGGAGTTGCGATCGGCGTCGCCGTCACGATTCTGGTCGCCTACCCGCTGTCGAAGGAAAGCCATTCTTTCCCGCAGCGCACGCTGTACGCCTGGATTTTCGTGTTCACGATGCTGTTCAGCGGCGGCATCATTCCGAGCTATCTCGTTATCAAAGAGCTGCACCTGCTCGATTCGATGTGGGCGCTCGTGCTGCCGACCGGCGTCCAGGTATTCAACATTTTGCTGATGCTCAATTTTTTCCGCGGGCTGCCGAAGGAGCTGGAGGAAGCGAGCCTGATCGACGGGGCCGGCCATTTCCAAACGCTGGTCAAAGTCTACCTTCCGATTTCGCTGCCGAGTCTCGCGACGATCGTCCTGTTTACGCTCGTGATGCACTGGAATTCGTGGTTCGACGGCATGCTCTACATGAACCGGACCGAAAATTACCCGCTGGCGACCTATTTGCAGTCGATTCTGAACAAGACGACGATGACGCAGACGAACATGACGCTCGAAGAGGTCCGGCTTTTGCAGACGGTGTCCAGCCGGACGGTCCGGGCCGCCCAAATTTTCATTACGGCGCTGCCGGTGCTGGCCGTCTATCCGTTTCTGCAAAAATATTTCGTCAAAGGGCTGGTGCTAGGCAGCGTGAAAGGGTAAGCTAGTTTACAAAAAAGGCGGCAGGAGCATGCGATTCAAACGGAATTCGCTGTTCGTCAAAATGATGCTGATGTTTTTCGCGCTTATCCTTCCGTTGTACGGGTTAAGCGTGTCGTTAACGTACAACAGTTCCGGACAGATGCGTGGGGCGATCGAGCGCTCCAACGAGTCTGTCCTTCTTTTCCATTACGCCAATCTGCAATTCGAATTCGCGAGAATGAACGGCTTGCTGCTCGAATATTCGGTCGACGGAGAGCTGGCCGATTTCAGCACGATGGCTCCCGTTCTGTCCAACTACGAGATCGACCGCAGGCTGAACAATATTTTGCAAAAGCTGCGGCAAATGCAGGCGAGCAGTCCGTACATCGCGGACGTCCGCTACTATTTGCCCGCGCTAGGGAAGGTCGTGTCCGTCAAGGAAGGCGTTTCCGACAGCCCTTCGGGCGAATGGCGGGAGCTGGCCGCGACCGGGGCGAGCCTGCGGGGAACCGTAGCCGAAACCGGGGCCGGGTATTTTTTGGCGGGATCGGCTCCGTACTCGCTGGACGCTTCCGCCGATCCGAATTTCCTGCTCGTCATCCGGCTCTCTGCCGAAGAACTGACGAAGCAGCTGCAGAGCATTCAAAAAGAAGGAGAAGGCGGAGCGTACTTGCTGTTCGGCAATGCCGACCGGGCCGTCGTTTCGGACGAAGCGCTCCGCGGACAATTCGACGGCTTCCGGTTTGCCGTAGACGAAGGCGCCGCCGCCGGAATGGTCGTCCGCGATGAAACGGCGAACGGGTATTTTTATTCGATCGCCGATCCCGTATACGATTTTCGCCTCGTCAGCTACCGGGACAAGGAAACGCTGCTCGAGCCGATCCGGCGCTATTCGTTCTGGATGCTGCTGCTGACCGCCGTCTCCTGCGCGCTGATCGTCGTTTTCACCTACGGCATCTACAGGCTGATTCACCGCCCGCTGCTGAAGCTGATCCGGGGATTCCGGGCCATGGAGCGCGGAGACATGATGACACGGATCGAGCATGGCCGCGGCGACGAATTCGGTTATTTATACGGCCAGTTCAATCAGATGCAGCACCGGCTTCACGAGCTGATCGAGGACAACTACGTGCAGCGCATCCGCACCCAGGACGCAGAGCTGAAGCATCTGCAATCGCAAATCGCCCCGCATTTCCTGTATAACAGCCTCTTTACCATCAAGCAGATGGCCGAGCTGGAAAATACCGAAGACATCAAGGTTTTTTCGGATTATTTGGGCGCGTATTTCCGCTTTATGACGCGGGATTTCAACAAGGAGGTGCCGATCGGCGACGAAACGGAGCATGCGCTCGTCTACCTGCGCATCCAGGAAATCCGGTTTTCGAACCGGATCGCGATCGAAGCCGAGCCGCTGCCGGACGAATTCCGCTCCATCCGGGTGCCCCGCATCATTTTGCAGCCGATTCTCGAAAACGCATTCAAACACGGGCTCGCGAACAAAACGTCCGGCGGCCTGCTGAGACTGGCCGCAGGGTCGGTCGGCCGAACGCTGGCGCTGACGGTCGAAGACAACGGGAACGGGCTGGGGGACGAGCGGCTGCGGCAGCTGCAGGAGCGGCTTGCCGGCATTTCGGCGTCCGGCTTGGACGGGGAGACGACCGGCCTATTCAACGTTCACCACCGGCTGCGCATCCGCTTCGGGCCGGAATACGGCCTCGAGTTGTCCAGAAGTCCGCTTGGCGGTTTGAGATGCGACATTCGGCTGCCCGTCCGCCCATGAGAAAGGAGCGAGAGACATTATGTATCGGATGCTCATTATCGACGACGAGCCGATCATCGTCAACGGGCTGACCGAATATTTCGCCAAACGAAGCCTCAAGGAAGTCGAGGTGCTGTCCGCCTATTCCGCCGAAGAGGCGCTGTCCTGGCTCGGCTCCGTCAAAATCGACGTCGTGCTGAGCGACATTTGCATGCCCGGCATGAGCGGAATGGAGCTGCTCGTCCATATCGAAAAGCAGTGGCCGCGGTGCAAGGTCATTTTCCTGACGGGGCACAACGAATTCGAATACGCGCACAAGGCGATCCGCAGCGGCAGCGTCACCGATTACATCCTGAAGACGGAAGGGATGGAGCGCATCGGTTCCGCCGTCGACGCGACGCTAAAGGCGGTCAAAGAAGAACTGTCCGTTTACCATCACAAGGAATGGCTGCAGCAGGAGCTTCCGAAGGCGATCGCGCAGCTGCAGCGCCAGCTTCTGCTCGACGTGCTCAGGCGCACGGAGGCGTCCTCGTTCCGCGCCCTGCGGGCGGAATTCGAGGCGCTCAAGCTGCCGCTCGACGCGGGGCGGCCGGTTGTCGTCATCTCCCTGTTCGTGGAGAACTGGGGAAAATACAAGTCGGTCCACGAGCGGGACCTGATGCTGTTCGCCATCGGCAACATCGCCGAGGAGCTGCTCGGCACCCGGACCGCCGTCAAGTGCGTGCAGTACGACGGGAATTCCGTCGTCGGCCTCGTGCAGGAGAGGGGGCAGCCGCTTGCGGCGGCGCCGGGAGCGGCCACGGGTTGGACGCCGGGAGCGGCGAGAGCCGTATCGGACGCTTCCGAGGTTGCGATCGGGGGCTTGGCCGTGTCCGGGGCGCCGGGCGCGAGTTCGGCCGAGGCGTCGACGGCGGCGAAGCGCGAGCGGCTGGCCGCCGGCTTCGCGCACGGCACGCTCGAGACCGTGCAGCAGGTCGTCCGCGAGCTGTTCGGCCTCCCCCTGTCCGCGTCGGCGAGCGGAGCGTTCGTGCCGTTCGACAAGGTCGCCCGCGAAGCGCATCGGCTCCGGCTGGCCGGCTTGAACGGCCGGTTCGCGGGAAGCGAGGGGCTGACGATCGTGACGGAGCAGGACGGCGGCGATGTCCGGACGCCGGAAACGTCGGAACGGCTGTCCGCGGAATACTTGCTGGAGCGGCTTCGGCAAGCCGTTCTGGAAGGAGGGGGCGACGGCGGCGAATGGTCGGAATGCTACGAAAAGCTGGTGCGGATGTACCCGGAAAGCGGGCCGGACGATCCGTTCGACCGGATGCTGCTGCAGCAGGCTTTGGGCAAGCATCTTCTCGTTTGCCTGGAGGAGCTCGGGCTCAAGGATCGGGCGATTTCGCAGGCGAACCTGCTCGCCGTCCTGCAGT
Coding sequences within it:
- the atzF gene encoding allophanate hydrolase; the protein is MESSIPRRLTAAWLKAMYRDGKLSPETVVRELVRRSREDGGNPVWITPPSLELAQPYLDRLGTLDKTKAPLWGIPFAIKDNIDWAGVPTTAACPAFAYTPEEHAAVVERLIEAGAIPLGKTNLDQFATGLVGTRSPYGETKNAFKEELISGGSSSGSAVAVALGHAAFSLGTDTAGSGRVPAALHGLVGYKPSIGAWPTKGVVPACASLDCVTVFAHTLDDALTVDAVVRGVRADDPWSRDIPAPRPQLPSKVILPKEKPVFFGPYAEAYEQAWQRAEQRLGRLGIAIERMDTGLFEEAAKVLYDGPWVAERWAALGDFVESRPSEVFPVTERILRSGSAGSRDAADVFKAVHRLQTLKLEAKKMLNGAVLAMPTAGGTYTRDQVREKPIETNSDMGKYTNHCNLLDLCAVAVPAGEAAPDVPFGITLFGLADQEGFVCGAAKRFVAGSAMQPPEGTTLVAVCGLHMRGYPLESQMIASGASFAEEAKTAPKYRLVKLPTDPAKPGLVKLSSGGVSVRLELWEMPLAGFGEFAASIPAPLGIGKIELEDGRAVPGFLCEAYAAEDAEDISALGGWHAWTNS
- a CDS encoding ABC transporter permease; translation: MAQTRKRFRRNGALHLMLVPGLALIALFSYLPMLGVSIAFQDFNPIVGFADANWVGLDNFEYMVALPDFMPAVRNTVIISVMKIVAGIVVPVVAALMLNEVRSMLFKRYVQTVIYMPHFFSWVILGGIVIDILSPSEGIVNGLIKAFGGNPVSFLSSNDWFRYVLVVTDQWKEFGFNTIVYLAALTSVNPNLYEAAVVDGASRWRQTWHITLPGIRPVIVLVGTLSLGNVLNGGFDQVFNLYSPSVYETGDILDTLVYRIGIVQTQYAVAAAVGLIKSVVSLGLIGLGYWLAYRFAKYRIF
- a CDS encoding sensor histidine kinase; protein product: MRFKRNSLFVKMMLMFFALILPLYGLSVSLTYNSSGQMRGAIERSNESVLLFHYANLQFEFARMNGLLLEYSVDGELADFSTMAPVLSNYEIDRRLNNILQKLRQMQASSPYIADVRYYLPALGKVVSVKEGVSDSPSGEWRELAATGASLRGTVAETGAGYFLAGSAPYSLDASADPNFLLVIRLSAEELTKQLQSIQKEGEGGAYLLFGNADRAVVSDEALRGQFDGFRFAVDEGAAAGMVVRDETANGYFYSIADPVYDFRLVSYRDKETLLEPIRRYSFWMLLLTAVSCALIVVFTYGIYRLIHRPLLKLIRGFRAMERGDMMTRIEHGRGDEFGYLYGQFNQMQHRLHELIEDNYVQRIRTQDAELKHLQSQIAPHFLYNSLFTIKQMAELENTEDIKVFSDYLGAYFRFMTRDFNKEVPIGDETEHALVYLRIQEIRFSNRIAIEAEPLPDEFRSIRVPRIILQPILENAFKHGLANKTSGGLLRLAAGSVGRTLALTVEDNGNGLGDERLRQLQERLAGISASGLDGETTGLFNVHHRLRIRFGPEYGLELSRSPLGGLRCDIRLPVRP
- a CDS encoding response regulator transcription factor, with product MYRMLIIDDEPIIVNGLTEYFAKRSLKEVEVLSAYSAEEALSWLGSVKIDVVLSDICMPGMSGMELLVHIEKQWPRCKVIFLTGHNEFEYAHKAIRSGSVTDYILKTEGMERIGSAVDATLKAVKEELSVYHHKEWLQQELPKAIAQLQRQLLLDVLRRTEASSFRALRAEFEALKLPLDAGRPVVVISLFVENWGKYKSVHERDLMLFAIGNIAEELLGTRTAVKCVQYDGNSVVGLVQERGQPLAAAPGAATGWTPGAARAVSDASEVAIGGLAVSGAPGASSAEASTAAKRERLAAGFAHGTLETVQQVVRELFGLPLSASASGAFVPFDKVAREAHRLRLAGLNGRFAGSEGLTIVTEQDGGDVRTPETSERLSAEYLLERLRQAVLEGGGDGGEWSECYEKLVRMYPESGPDDPFDRMLLQQALGKHLLVCLEELGLKDRAISQANLLAVLQFDSRTPWNELVHFYQSLLEWIQAVRNDQLRLAESNLIGRIHYFIRNNLHGDLSMSRIAREVSLNPSYLSRWYKQTCGKGLSDHIQEARTERSKELLKTTTLKMHEISQMLGFADPHYFFRFFKKTVGCTPQEYRNGTAPEQEVKERYRK